A DNA window from Hordeum vulgare subsp. vulgare chromosome 1H, MorexV3_pseudomolecules_assembly, whole genome shotgun sequence contains the following coding sequences:
- the LOC123417549 gene encoding cytochrome P450 94B3-like, protein MVPYMLCFQFVACCLLFLLYLLRFSSTSSAGHGPRSYPVIGCLVAFYENRRRLLDWYTEMLSASPTQTIVVDRLGARRTVVTANPANVEYILLGNFGNYPKGKPFTDVLGDLLGNGIFNVDGDKWYAQRKLVSHEFSARTLRELEIAVLEAEALDRLVPALDAAAEPGGGAVDMQDLLRRFAFDVISRVSLGVDPGCLDPALPAPRLATAFDAAAGIIARRGAAPLAAVWKIKRALNIGSERRLREEVKVIHEAVMDLIRSRKKERFLVNAGDVRNDLLSRMIDCGYADEDIRDMVISFIMAGRDTTSSALTWFFWLLMRHRDVERDVLEEITSMRRDSSNGTYAGEGFDLDDFRRMRVLHAALSETMRLYPPVAWDSKHAAAADVLPDGTRVGLGDRVTYFQYGMGRMEAIWGSDAREFSLERWLTLPADGLAASGGVSPFKYPVFQGGPRTCLGREMAFVQMKFVAGAILRRFDLRPVDEGRTPAFLPLLTSHMDGGLKVTVRRRKVETTGNGLHDAATAENRSSSFS, encoded by the coding sequence ATGGTACCTTACATGCTTTGCTTTCAGTTTGTGGCGTGTTGCCTCCTGTTTCTTCTCTACTTGCTCCGATTTAGTTCTACCAGCAGCGCCGGCCATGGCCCAAGAAGCTACCCGGTCATCGGCTGCCTCGTCGCCTTCTACGAGAaccggcggcgcctcctcgactGGTACACCGAGATGCTGTCGGCCTCGCCCACCCAGACGATCGTCGTTGACCGCCTGGGCGCGCGCCGGACCGTGGTGACCGCGAACCCGGCCAACGTCGAGTACATCCTCCTGGGCAACTTCGGCAACTACCCCAAGGGGAAGCCTTTCACCGACGTGCTCGGCGACCTGCTCGGCAATGGCATCTTCAACGTCGACGGCGACAAGTGGTACGCCCAGCGGAAGCTGGTCAGCCACGAGTTCTCGGCGCGCACGCTCCGTGAACTGGAGATTGCCGTGCTCGAGGCAGAGGCGCTCGACCGCCTCGTCCCGGCGCTGGACGCGGCCGCTGAGCCGGGCGGCGGCGCCGTCGACATGCAGGATCTCCTCCGCCGGTTCGCGTTCGACGTCATCTCCCGTGTCTCGCTGGGCGTTGACCCGGGATGCCTCGACCCGGCATTGCCCGCGCCGAGGCTGGCCACCGCCTTCGACGCCGCCGCCGGCATCATCGCCAGGCGTGGGGCTGCGCCGCTGGCCGCCGTGTGGAAGATCAAGCGCGCGCTGAACATCGGCTCGGAGCGGCGGCTCCGCGAGGAGGTCAAGGTTATCCACGAGGCCGTCATGGATCTCATCCGGAGCCGCAAAAAGGAGCGCTTCCTGGTCAACGCCGGCGACGTGAGGAACGACCTGCTGTCGCGGATGATCGATTGCGGCTACGCCGACGAGGATATCCGTGACATGGTGATCAGCTTCATCATGGCCGGGCGCGACACGACGTCGTCGGCGCTGACCTGGTTCTTCTGGCTGCTGATGCGCCACCGGGACGTGGAGCGAGACGTCCTGGAGGAGATCACGAGCATGAGACGGGACAGCAGCAACGGCACCTACGCCGGCGAAGGCTTCGACCTCGACGACTTCCGCAGGATGCGAGTGCTCCACGCCGCGCTTAGCGAGACGATGCGACTGTACCCGCCGGTGGCGTGGGACTCGAAGCACGCGGCGGCGGCAGACGTGCTGCCGGACGGCACCCGTGTCGGGCTCGGCGACCGGGTCACATACTTCCAGTACGGGATGGGGAGGATGGAGGCCATCTGGGGCTCCGACGCCCGCGAGTTCAGCCTGGAGAGGTGGCTCACACTGCCGGCGGACGGCCTCGCGGCGTCTGGCGGCGTGTCTCCCTTCAAGTACCCGGTGTTCCAGGGCGGCCCGCGGACATGCCTGGGCAGGGAGATGGCCTTTGTGCAGatgaagttcgtcgccggcgccATACTCCGTCGGTTCGATCTCCGCCCCGTCGACGAGGGCCGCACGCCGGCGTTCCTGCCGCTGCTCACTTCCCATATGGACGGCGGGCTCAAGGTGACGGTGAGGAGGAGGAAGGTGGAGACCACAGGCAACGGCCTGCACGACGCAGCTACAGCCGAGAACCGATCATCTTCTTTTAGCTAG